In the Gorilla gorilla gorilla isolate KB3781 chromosome 10, NHGRI_mGorGor1-v2.1_pri, whole genome shotgun sequence genome, one interval contains:
- the TMEM19 gene encoding transmembrane protein 19 encodes MTDLNDNICKRYIKMITNIVILSLIICISLAFWIISMTASTYYGNLRPISPWRWLFSVVVPVLIVSNGLKKKSLDHSGALGGLVIGFILTIANFSFFTSLLMFFLSSSKLTKWKGEVKKRLDSEYKEGGQRNWVQVFCNGAVPTELALLYMIENGPGEIPVDFSKQYSASWMCLSLLAALACSAGDTWASEVGPVLSKSPPRLITTWEKVPVGTNGGVTVVGLVSSLLGGTFVGIAYFLTQLIFVNDLDISAPQWPIIAFGGLAGLLGSIVDSYLGATMQYTGLDESTGMVVNSPTNKAKHIAGKPILDNNAVNLFSSVLIALLLPTAAWGFWPRG; translated from the exons ATGACAGATCTTAACGACAATATATGCAAAAGATATATAAAGATGATAACTAATATAGTTATATTGAGCCTGATCATTTGCATTTCGTTAGCTTTCTGGATTATATCAATGACTGCAAGCACCTATTATG GTAACTTACGACCTATTTCTCCGTGGCGTTggctgttttctgttgttgttcctGTTCTGATCGTCTCTAATGgccttaaaaagaaaagtctaGATCACAGTGGGGCTCTAGgag GGCTAGTCATTGGATTTATCCTAACCATTGCAAATTTCAGCTTTTTTACCTCTTTGCTGatgtttttcttgtcttcttcgaAACTCACTAAATGGAAGGGAGAAGTGAAGAAGCGTCTAGATTCAGAATATAAGGAAG GTGGGCAAAGGAATTGGGTTCAGGTGTTCTGTAATGGAGCTGTACCCACAGAACTGGCCCTGCTGTACATGATAGAAAATGGCCCCGGGGAAATCCCAGTCGATTTTTCCAAGCAGTACTCCGCTTCCTGGATGTGTTTGTCTCTCTTGGCTGCACTGGCCTGCTCTGCTGGAGACACATGGGCTTCAGAAGTTGGCCCAGTTCTGAGTAAAAGTCCTCCAAGACTGATAACAACCTGGGAGAAAGTTCCAGTTG GTACCAATGGAGGAGTTACAGTGGTGGGCCTTGTCTCCAGTCTCCTTGGTGGTACCTTTGTGGGCATTGCATACTTCCTcacacagctgatttttgtgaATGATTTAGACATTTCTGCCCCGCAGTGGCCAATTATTGCATTTGGTGGTTTAGCTGGATTACTAGGATCAATTGTGGACTCATACTTAGGGGCTACAATGCAGTATACTG GGTTGGATGAAAGCACTGGCATGGTGGTCAACAGCCCAACAAATAAGGCAAAGCACATAGCAGGGAAACCCATTCTTGATAACAACGCAGTGAATCTGTTTTCTTCTGTTCTTATTGCCCTCTTGCTCCCAACTGCTGCTTGGGGTTTTTGGCCCAGGGGGTGA